A stretch of DNA from Amphiprion ocellaris isolate individual 3 ecotype Okinawa chromosome 18, ASM2253959v1, whole genome shotgun sequence:
caaatgatTGATTTTTAGTAATCCATCACTATTTTGACAGTTGATTAATTGGTATGAGTGAAGTAGAAAATCAAAATCCTCTGAATCCATCTTCATAAACTGGAATATTGTCTAGCAGGTGACGAATAAAGTCAAGTAGAgagatttaaaatgtcttctgaGCAGTCTGGCAAAGTAATAataacataaatttaaaaaaatgaaaaacaaaagtggAATTTCTTTAAACATGTATCATACATAAGTTGAAATAAACCTGTTAACATGTACCAAGTGTTACCAatattagttttagtttgtttccatacagttgtgctcataagttttcATACCCTTGCAgaattagtaaaatatctaccattctttaatgaaaaaatgaatgatGTCTGAaccctaaatgaaagaaaagtttctCCATGATCAGACATATgctctaaaagaaaaaaattgtcaaaatttcacacattttctccTTTCCGTAAacattgcctgcagttcagccgagaagTCAGTAAATTTtcgtcacatgactgttggtcttagctgagtcactaatggcttcttagTTGCACACAGGAGCACAGATTATTGTGATTTAGattaaatatcatgattttaactTTCCAATCAACAGgtaagtagtagtagtagtgcaATTTGCAGCTGTGATAACTGTGCAgttggtgattttatttttaacaccccccccccccccaaaaaaaaaaaaaaaaaagatttggaaGTTGCAGCaattctgtgtattttagccACGTCATCATTCTCATTACAAGTCTTCAATTTTTACCCACcattgcctgcagttcagctgaaaagtcagtAAATTTTCATCATGACCGTTGGCTGCTGTTTCATTTATACCTCGATTTGATATTTCCTCATTTAACTCTGAAGGGTAATTATCAGTTTTTAATGTAAGGAAGAACATAAATCCTGTCATTATgtggagaaagacaaacaaccacTAAGATCATTCTGCTAAAAGTTCGCTAGATtagctgagcagcagctggcTTTTTGGTTGCacacaattttacattttatatattgttaaatgtttatttggtGATTTAGATTGAAtatcatgatgtgaaatttCCAGTCACAGATAAGTGGTAGTTACTATTTGTAGCTATAATAACTTtggcagttttggtgattttttttaaacgaaataaaactgatttgcTGTGTATATTTTAGTCACATTGTCATTCTCATTACAAGTCTTCATTTTCCCCACCAGCGATGGATTACTATGAGTATCTGAACTTCTCTTTCTGGAACCAAACGAACGGCTCAGAGCCTGAAGATTATGACTTGTCCTCTGACTGGTGTGAAGCCGGCGAGGAGGAGTTCTTCATCAAAATGTTCCAGACCTGCGTTTTCTGCCTGATCTTCCCGCTCGGCATCGTGGGAAACTGCCTGGTGATCGCCACCTTCGCCCTGTACCGCCGCCTCCGCCTTCGCTCCATGACCGACGTCTTCCTGTTCCACCTGGCGCTGGCtgacctcctgctgctcctcacgCTACCCCTGCAGGCTGTCGAGACCCACATGGGTTGGATCTTCTCGGTTCCCCTCTGCAAGCTGATGCGAACCTGCTACGCCATCAACACCTACAgcgggctgctgctgctcgccTGCATCAGCGTCGACCGCTACATGGTGGTGGCTCGAGCTCAGGAGATGCTCCGGTTTCGCAGTCAGATACTGACAGCCGGGAAGTTGGCTGCCGTGGGGGTCTGGCTCGTCGCAGTGCTCCTGAGTCTTCCTGAAATCCTCTTTTCTGGGGTGTCGGGGTCCGGCAATGAAGCTTACTGCGGCATGCAGAAGAGCGGACTGGTCAAGAAGGTCACCAATGGCGCCATCATCGGCATCTTCTGCCTGTCGCTCCTCACCATGGTAACCTGCTACACTTCGATTGCCCGGGTGCTGTGGGAAGGTCACGCTAACCGCCGGGGGAAGCAGTGGCATCGGCAGCGCACCCTGAAGCTGATGGTGGCACTGGTGCTGATCTTCCTGGTGTTCCAGCTGCCGTACACCGTGGTGCTGTTGCGTAAAATGGCGGGTCAGTTCTGTGGCTTGGTGCTGGAGTACATCACCTGCACGCTGGCGTTCGTCCGCTGCTGCCTCAACCCAATCCTGTACGCCCTGGTAGGCGTTCGTTTCCGTAAAGACGTGCTCAGGCTCATCCATGATTCGGGCTGTTCGTGCGGTGGCCATCCTGGGCCGCAGACGTCGAGCTCCACTTCGATCTCCGCCTCGTCGCCGGCCTTCATCTCAGCTCCAATGTCTCCTGAACGCAGCTACTCCAGCCAAGACACCATGATCAAGTTCCAGTTTCCAGCAGTTAAATAAAGTTCGTGAAGAGGACGATAAACCACTTTTTGTGAAGAATCTGGGTCATAATATTCAAAAGTCTTGATGTTACTGAGTTTTAGAACTGAAACGATTAATTAGTTGTTATatactattttgataattgattaatcggTGTGAGTAAAGAAAAAGGTCATCTTCGTAAACGGAAATATTGTCTAGCAGGTGATGAATAAAGTAATATTAATAAAAGGAACTTTAACAGGAGGCTTCAACTAATCTTAGTTTCTCTATTAACTGTTCTTTAAAACTCtggaaaaaagcagcaaattgtcatgtttaaatcataaaatcatCAAATATTGGTGGATGAAAAGTCTCTCCAATGATTGATTTTTAGTAATTAATCACTATTTTGGTGGTTGATTAATCGGTGTGGGTCTGGAAAAAGGTCAAAATCTCTGAATCCATCTTTGTAAACTGGAATATTGTCCAGGAATATTGGTTGAATATTTTTTCAACataatattgaaaaaatattcaaccaatgattattttaatgtcagTCGGTTTCTCTGTTAATTGTTTGTTCTATAAAACTCCAGAGAACAGCAGCAAATTGTCATGTTTCGATCCTGAAGTCAGCAAATATTTGGGATTTGTGGATGAAAAGTGTCTCACATGATTCAGATTTTAGCGCAGAATGTTGTTGTCAGATCAAACCGATTGACCAACGGTTAGTCaagaaaaaaaggtaaaaaaaaaacctatgaATTAGTTTATGTTCATTTATCACAGTCTGGTCCTGACATAAACTTTTATGTTCTAGTTTTTGACATCCTCTGTGGcaaatgtggttttttttttgtttttgggcgATAGAAATTATTCCTTGAATTAACTTGAACCTGGATAGAATATACCTGCTTCTTTTAGTCATTACTAGAGCTGCACAATTAATGGAATGAGTGTAAACAGTTAAATTTATTCCCAACTGTAATTTTTGTCAAGAAACGTCATCAAAATCCTCTGAATCTGAGTCTGAACTGTCGAACAAGAACTGTCAAAAAACtccaaatgtcttgttttgtttcaccgaaaacaccccaaaatattcaatttcaGTCACTATATgggacaaagaaaagcagcaaattggCAAATACTCGACATTTTGTCCATTACTTTTGTGCTGGGTGCTAGAGAATGTCAGTATTTGTGTGCGTGCTTGTTGGTTTGCATAATTTAATTTAAGGACACAATGACGACTCTCAGAGGCATGAAAGGTTTAACTTTGTGGGTAATTATACATTACTCTGGTAATAATTAAGCATCCTTGAGTGTTGATGAGACTGTGTTATCACTTGAAATGTCTTGAAAATCGCTATACAAGTAATATACATTATCATTTACCGCTAAAGCACAATATCAGTTGACATTTCAGTGGCTCAAATGTAGTATTTTCAGCTAATCTCAAGGGCTTATAAAGGGAAACAGTGATGTGTCGGAGgtcaaaatcctgaaaaaaattGTTCCAGGAACATGCATGTGGGATATTTAGACACGCTTAATCGCAATTTACTGTATGACTGCACAGGTTTACCCTCAGGTTGCACCTAAATGCGTACGTGTTTGTAAATATTGTGTACATAGAGAGACACTGATGACATATTTAAATGCTTTTATATTGTCTGAACCCtgaatatatatttacaataaatacaagctcatttgcttttagttttttttttatatcaagaTGGCTTTTGTGAGCGCTATAAACATTTCCAGGCACATTTCACAGCATGAAGCAGCCTGTTAGTTTGCTTCTATTTATTGTAACGCAACAATGAATAACTTAAATAAACCTGATTGTTTGAtgtattttactgtagtttacTTCAGGAGGAttcaagaaaaatgtgaaattaatacgtttattttacacatttatagtCGTCAAAGTTTACGACTATTTTTAGGGAAATGTATGTAAACTTCCACATTAAACCTTGGAAAGGGTCAGACCTGCAGCAGCACTCCTCAAGGTGAACAGAAAcctttagtttatttattaacGAGTTCACAGCACAGTAAACCTGACGAAGCAGCTTCTCTCTGCTCACTCATCTCTGAAGTTTCTGCCTCCTTATCACCTGTTTACTGCGTAAATAAATCGCCTATATCTCTGCAGCATCAGCCAGCAAAGCCGTTTCTttgtttggacacatttaaCGAGTGTGACGTACATTTAATGAGTAAGaaattaagataagataagcctttatttatctcacagtggggaaatttccAGCGTTACAGCAGCAAGGGGACTGTTCAAATGTGCAGAGGACATCACcagaaaataaagataaacTATAAATATACTAAATGCTGTTGGTATTATA
This window harbors:
- the ccr10 gene encoding C-C chemokine receptor type 10 isoform X1: MLNTSNSSAMDYYEYLNFSFWNQTNGSEPEDYDLSSDWCEAGEEEFFIKMFQTCVFCLIFPLGIVGNCLVIATFALYRRLRLRSMTDVFLFHLALADLLLLLTLPLQAVETHMGWIFSVPLCKLMRTCYAINTYSGLLLLACISVDRYMVVARAQEMLRFRSQILTAGKLAAVGVWLVAVLLSLPEILFSGVSGSGNEAYCGMQKSGLVKKVTNGAIIGIFCLSLLTMVTCYTSIARVLWEGHANRRGKQWHRQRTLKLMVALVLIFLVFQLPYTVVLLRKMAGQFCGLVLEYITCTLAFVRCCLNPILYALVGVRFRKDVLRLIHDSGCSCGGHPGPQTSSSTSISASSPAFISAPMSPERSYSSQDTMIKFQFPAVK
- the ccr10 gene encoding C-C chemokine receptor type 10 isoform X2, which encodes MDYYEYLNFSFWNQTNGSEPEDYDLSSDWCEAGEEEFFIKMFQTCVFCLIFPLGIVGNCLVIATFALYRRLRLRSMTDVFLFHLALADLLLLLTLPLQAVETHMGWIFSVPLCKLMRTCYAINTYSGLLLLACISVDRYMVVARAQEMLRFRSQILTAGKLAAVGVWLVAVLLSLPEILFSGVSGSGNEAYCGMQKSGLVKKVTNGAIIGIFCLSLLTMVTCYTSIARVLWEGHANRRGKQWHRQRTLKLMVALVLIFLVFQLPYTVVLLRKMAGQFCGLVLEYITCTLAFVRCCLNPILYALVGVRFRKDVLRLIHDSGCSCGGHPGPQTSSSTSISASSPAFISAPMSPERSYSSQDTMIKFQFPAVK